In one window of Solanum pennellii chromosome 2, SPENNV200 DNA:
- the LOC107009221 gene encoding uncharacterized protein LOC107009221 isoform X2, producing the protein MTSADIFKAYCDSVVDLIDPLLVQLLLKSSQDKRFVCEAAEKALISMTTWVSPVLLLAKLQPYLKNKNPRIRAKASMCISRSVPHLGSDGIKAYGIEKLIQLAASQLSDKLPESREAARGQLLDLQNVYEKTLDMMPIDVSENPQINSWEHLCQSELSPLSALAVLRVTNVAR; encoded by the exons ATGACTTCAGCTGACATTTTCAAAGCATACTGTGACAGCGTTGTTGACTTAATAGATCCACTG CTTGTTCAACTTCTGCTAAAATCTTCACAAGACAAGCGATTTGTTTGTGAGGCAGCTGAGAAAGCTCTGATATCCATGACGACATGGGTTTCTCCAGTTCTATTGTTAGCTAAGCTGCAACCTTATCTTAAAAACAAAAATCCTCGAATTCGAGCTAAGGCTTCAATGTGCATTTCTCGAAGTGTACCACATCTG GGATCTGATGGAATCAAAGCATATGGGATTGAAAAGCTGATCCAACTCGCCGCATCTCAACTCAGTGACAAACTCCCTGAATCAAGGGAGGCTGCTCGTGGTCAATTGTTAGATCTGCAAAATGTCTACGAGAAAACACTTGATATGATGCCAATAGACGTGAGTGAAAACCCCCAAATAAATTCCTGGGAGCATTTGTGTCAATCGGAGCTCTCGCCTTTAAGTGCTCTAGCTGTTCTTCGTGTGACAAATGTCGCCCGGTAG
- the LOC107009222 gene encoding uncharacterized protein LOC107009222 → MIIAISMILLFVGIGVLILIHICIVGRAYRRGIGTTNIVERGSLASNSMSHEDIEKLPSYAFQSKDKGTSPMECAVCLDNLKVGEKCRSTADFLKGGSISGGESSRYSESGRQELNAETAELAMILVPESDTPINNLSFETRTSQSTAQDSEQLSGTGQIDDQITSEVNVNISENSTELRVITQTIESINLVNEEIQQ, encoded by the exons ATGATAATAGCGATATCAATGATATTGCTCTTTGTTGGGATCGGAGTTCTGATCCTGATTCACATCTGTATCGTTGGGAGAGCATACAGACGAGGAATTGGAACTACTAACATAGTCGAAAGAGGCAGCTTAGCTAGCAACAGCATGTCCCATGAGGATATAGAAAAGCTTCCTTCCTATGCCTTTCAGTCCAAAGATAAAGGAACCAGTCCAATGGAATGTGCTGTTTGTTTGGATAATCTCAAagtaggtgaaaagtgcag ATCTACTGCTGATTTTCTTAAAGGTGGATCGATATCTGGTGGAGAAAGTAGCCGATACAGTGAAAGTGGAAGGCAGGAATTAAACGCGGAAACTGCTGAATTAGCAATGATATTGGTACCAGAGAGTGACACTCCTATCAACAACTTAAGCTTTGAGACGAGAACAAGTCAGAGTACAGCCCAAGACAGTGAGCAATTGAGTGGAACTGGTCAAATAGATGACCAAATTACTAGTGAAGTTAATGTGAACATTAGTGAGAATTCTACTGAGTTGAGAGTAATTACCCAAACTATAGAAAGTATAAATTTGGTCAATGAAGAAATACAGCAATAA
- the LOC107009221 gene encoding uncharacterized protein LOC107009221 isoform X1: MLAGLESKVWILVCEALNDVRRLCKFHREAMLDIFWVNVISLVVKSLKSPRSAVCKTAIMTSADIFKAYCDSVVDLIDPLLVQLLLKSSQDKRFVCEAAEKALISMTTWVSPVLLLAKLQPYLKNKNPRIRAKASMCISRSVPHLGSDGIKAYGIEKLIQLAASQLSDKLPESREAARGQLLDLQNVYEKTLDMMPIDVSENPQINSWEHLCQSELSPLSALAVLRVTNVAR; this comes from the exons ATGTTGGCGGGGCTGGAATCCAAGGTCTGGATTTTGGTGTGTGAGGCACTCAATGATGTGCGGAGGTTGTGCAAGTTTCACAGAGAAGCAATGCTTGATATTTT CTGGGTAAATGTAATCTCGCTTGTTGTGAAATCCTTGAAGAGTCCTAGAAGTGCTGTATGTAAGACTGCTATCATGACTTCAGCTGACATTTTCAAAGCATACTGTGACAGCGTTGTTGACTTAATAGATCCACTG CTTGTTCAACTTCTGCTAAAATCTTCACAAGACAAGCGATTTGTTTGTGAGGCAGCTGAGAAAGCTCTGATATCCATGACGACATGGGTTTCTCCAGTTCTATTGTTAGCTAAGCTGCAACCTTATCTTAAAAACAAAAATCCTCGAATTCGAGCTAAGGCTTCAATGTGCATTTCTCGAAGTGTACCACATCTG GGATCTGATGGAATCAAAGCATATGGGATTGAAAAGCTGATCCAACTCGCCGCATCTCAACTCAGTGACAAACTCCCTGAATCAAGGGAGGCTGCTCGTGGTCAATTGTTAGATCTGCAAAATGTCTACGAGAAAACACTTGATATGATGCCAATAGACGTGAGTGAAAACCCCCAAATAAATTCCTGGGAGCATTTGTGTCAATCGGAGCTCTCGCCTTTAAGTGCTCTAGCTGTTCTTCGTGTGACAAATGTCGCCCGGTAG